In Fusobacterium sp. SYSU M8D902, one DNA window encodes the following:
- the secF gene encoding protein translocase subunit SecF: MQIGIVKNTKKFLGLSVVLVVLSLGVIFTKGLNYGIDFSGGSLTQIKYDKTVSLNEVNSVLDKVAKSVPQLAGNSRKVQVSEGNTVIIRTQELSEDQKETLLESLGTIGKYNIDKVEKVGASIGKELKSSAIYSLLIGSVLIVAYITVRFEFVFSLGAIVALIHDLIIAIGVISLLGYEVDTPFIAAVLTILGYSINDTIVVFDRIRENIKRKTKKKLTFEEILDKSINQVMVRSINTSVTTLFAIIAILVFGGDSLRTFIVTLLIGILAGTYSSVFIATPIVYLLDKNRKDRGNGGIEKKLQAEDKKETEEKILV; this comes from the coding sequence ATGCAAATAGGAATTGTAAAAAATACTAAGAAATTTCTAGGACTATCTGTAGTACTTGTAGTACTTTCCCTAGGAGTTATTTTTACAAAGGGATTAAACTATGGAATAGATTTCTCTGGAGGAAGTTTAACTCAGATAAAATATGATAAAACAGTTTCATTAAATGAGGTAAATAGTGTTTTAGATAAGGTGGCTAAAAGTGTTCCACAATTAGCAGGAAATAGTAGAAAAGTACAGGTTTCAGAAGGGAATACAGTAATAATAAGAACACAGGAACTATCTGAAGATCAGAAAGAGACTTTATTAGAAAGTTTAGGTACAATTGGAAAGTACAATATTGATAAAGTGGAAAAAGTTGGAGCTAGTATAGGGAAGGAACTAAAAAGTTCAGCAATATACTCACTATTAATAGGATCAGTATTGATAGTAGCTTATATTACAGTTAGATTTGAGTTCGTATTCTCATTGGGAGCAATAGTTGCTTTGATTCACGATTTAATCATAGCTATTGGAGTGATATCTCTACTAGGTTATGAGGTAGATACACCATTTATAGCAGCAGTTCTAACTATTTTAGGGTATTCAATCAACGATACTATAGTAGTATTTGATAGAATAAGAGAGAATATAAAACGTAAAACTAAGAAAAAACTTACTTTTGAAGAGATACTAGATAAAAGTATAAATCAGGTAATGGTAAGATCTATAAATACTTCAGTTACAACTTTATTTGCGATTATTGCAATATTAGTATTTGGAGGGGATTCTCTAAGAACATTTATAGTTACTCTATTGATTGGAATTTTAGCTGGAACATACAGTTCAGTGTTTATAGCTACTCCAATAGTATATCTATTAGATAAAAATAGAAAAGATAGAGGAAATGGTGGAATAGAGAAAAAACTTCAAGCTGAAGATAAAAAAGAGACAGAGGAAAAAATATTAGTTTAA